A section of the Triticum dicoccoides isolate Atlit2015 ecotype Zavitan chromosome 7A, WEW_v2.0, whole genome shotgun sequence genome encodes:
- the LOC119334177 gene encoding thioredoxin M5, chloroplastic-like, with translation MGDVEEQTWDEVVLGNETAVLVEFWAPWCIPCRLMHPIIADLAKAYVGKLRCLRVNTVQNQNQEVAMRYGIRSIPTILIFKDGERKETVIHTIANTAMATTVDRFF, from the coding sequence atgggcgatgtagaggagcagacGTGGGACGAGGTCGTCCTGGGGAATGAGACGGCGGTGCTGGTTGAGTTCTGGGCGCCATGGTGCATCCCGTGCCGCTTGATGCACCCCATCATCGCAGACCTGGCCAAGGCCTATGTTGGGAAACTGAGATGTCTGAGGGTAAACACGGTCCAGAACCAGAACCAGGAGGTGGCCATGAGATATGGCATCAGGAGCATCCCCACCATCCTCATCTTCAAGGATGGCGAGAGGAAGGAGACGGTCATCCACACCATTGCAAACACGGCCATGGCCACCACAGTCGACAGGTTTTTTTAA